In Afipia sp. GAS231, a single window of DNA contains:
- a CDS encoding LysR family transcriptional regulator yields the protein MDRLGSLNAFVRAAEARSFTVAGRQLGVSSSAIGKAVARLEERLDVRLLHRSTRSITLTADGARFLERCRRIFSEIEAAELELSQTHEAPRGTLRVGLPLAGMLMMPTLVAFMKAYPEVTLDLDFSDRIVDVIEEGFDAVVRFADAGDSRLMSRALGLYRRRLVAAPTYLAAKGAPLTPDDLKAHACLHHRFPTSRKFEQWPVPSGHPGIEIELPKTAVASTLEPLIHMAEQGLGIAYLPDFAIRRQLREGLLVTVLDDYTDRSGPLRILWPSNRHLAPKLRAFVDFLAANLVPSVEGEADSRTSS from the coding sequence ATGGACAGGTTGGGATCGCTCAATGCCTTCGTCCGGGCGGCGGAAGCCCGAAGCTTCACGGTTGCAGGACGGCAACTTGGCGTGTCGTCGTCGGCGATCGGCAAAGCGGTGGCGCGGCTGGAGGAACGGCTCGATGTGCGCCTGCTTCATCGCAGCACGCGTAGCATCACGCTCACCGCGGACGGTGCCCGATTCCTCGAGCGCTGCCGGCGCATTTTTTCCGAGATCGAAGCGGCCGAACTTGAACTGTCGCAGACGCACGAGGCCCCGCGCGGCACGCTGCGTGTCGGCCTGCCATTGGCCGGCATGCTGATGATGCCGACCCTCGTCGCGTTCATGAAGGCCTATCCAGAGGTCACATTGGATCTCGATTTTAGCGATCGGATCGTCGATGTGATCGAGGAGGGTTTTGACGCCGTGGTGCGCTTCGCCGATGCCGGCGACTCGCGCTTGATGTCACGCGCTCTGGGCCTTTATCGCCGGCGCCTCGTGGCGGCGCCGACCTATCTGGCGGCCAAAGGTGCTCCCCTGACGCCTGATGACCTCAAGGCTCATGCCTGCCTGCACCACAGGTTTCCAACCAGCAGAAAGTTCGAGCAATGGCCCGTGCCGTCCGGACATCCCGGCATCGAGATTGAACTGCCGAAGACGGCCGTTGCCAGCACGCTCGAGCCGCTGATCCATATGGCCGAGCAAGGCCTGGGCATCGCCTACCTGCCGGACTTCGCCATACGCCGGCAACTTCGTGAAGGTCTGCTGGTCACTGTGCTCGACGATTACACCGATCGCTCCGGACCGCTTCGGATCCTGTGGCCGTCGAACCGGCATCTCGCTCCCAAGCTTAGGGCATTCGTGGACTTTCTCGCCGCGAACCTTGTCCCCTCCGTCGAAGGTGAAGCAGACAGCAGGACAAGTTCCTAG
- a CDS encoding HlyD family secretion protein yields the protein MRKASRAAIVAIALVLVAGVLIGYERRSGSAVTIVGVVRATEVRVEPEVNGQLMSIAVGKGALVHAGDILARLSAVELTAQADQARAALASATANRNNVYAGVRREQVDSLKAAIAKASARLDYVQAQLTRTSTLARQNFESQQSLDQAENDVASARADVAEAQANYDAAVAGPTREERAIADAQVQAAAAAVTVLERRLDKMVLRAPADGVVTVVAAEVGENVRAGQPILMVEAAGKQWLSFNVREDHLNRLSMGEAASVMRNGAAGAIKAAITELRPLGTFATWQAERVIGDHDRNTLRLRLDPEGEPASLEPGMTVWIEN from the coding sequence ATGCGCAAGGCTAGCCGCGCTGCCATCGTTGCGATCGCGCTCGTGCTTGTCGCGGGTGTTCTGATCGGCTACGAGCGTCGTTCCGGATCGGCGGTCACCATCGTTGGCGTCGTGCGGGCGACCGAAGTCAGGGTAGAGCCGGAGGTGAATGGCCAACTCATGTCGATCGCCGTCGGAAAAGGCGCGCTCGTCCACGCCGGCGATATCCTGGCGCGGCTCTCCGCGGTCGAGTTGACGGCACAGGCAGACCAGGCGCGGGCCGCGCTGGCCTCGGCAACCGCGAACCGCAACAACGTCTATGCCGGCGTTCGCCGCGAACAGGTCGATTCGCTGAAGGCTGCCATCGCCAAGGCAAGCGCCCGCCTCGACTATGTGCAAGCCCAGCTCACCCGGACCAGCACGCTGGCACGGCAGAACTTCGAGTCCCAACAGTCGCTCGACCAGGCCGAAAACGACGTTGCCAGCGCACGTGCCGACGTCGCGGAGGCCCAGGCGAATTACGATGCGGCAGTAGCAGGCCCGACGCGGGAGGAGCGCGCGATCGCCGACGCGCAGGTGCAGGCGGCGGCCGCAGCGGTCACCGTGCTCGAGCGCCGGCTTGACAAGATGGTCCTGCGTGCTCCGGCTGACGGTGTTGTCACCGTCGTCGCCGCGGAGGTGGGCGAGAACGTTCGCGCCGGCCAACCGATCCTGATGGTCGAAGCGGCGGGCAAGCAATGGCTCTCGTTCAATGTGCGCGAAGATCATCTCAACCGTCTCTCGATGGGAGAAGCGGCGAGCGTGATGCGCAACGGCGCCGCCGGCGCGATCAAAGCCGCCATCACCGAACTGCGGCCGCTCGGAACGTTCGCCACCTGGCAGGCCGAGCGGGTCATTGGCGATCATGACCGCAACACGCTTCGCTTGCGCCTCGACCCTGAAGGAGAGCCCGCAAGCCTTGAGCCGGGCATGACGGTCTGGATCGAGAACTAG
- a CDS encoding HlyD family secretion protein, which produces MDTPTSGDDIQITPHAPPDGQDKDVRAATRAPSIIVGVVAAIVVALSLFYLLRPVPLLVQGEADATRLDIAARVDGRVKEIPVNRGQNVPAGAVLVQIDNPETLAKHEQMKAAMAVAEAQLANVLVGTRAEVIAARKAELERAQAALVLAQKTFDRTNTLTGQGNAPQSRLDQMTDALHESERAVDQAKSAYDQAVNGYTKEERAIARTNVEKANADIQSVQSIIDQLQVYAPVASQVYQRNVEPGEYVSPGVPLVTLIDLADVWIHFDLREDLVKGLKVGDRFDVRIPALADRRVTVEVKLVATKGEYASWRATRATGDFDLRTFSIRAYPVQPVPELRPGMSAYLDWRSRQ; this is translated from the coding sequence ATGGACACGCCGACCTCTGGCGACGACATCCAAATTACACCCCACGCTCCGCCTGACGGACAGGACAAGGACGTCCGCGCGGCGACCCGTGCCCCTTCCATTATCGTCGGTGTCGTTGCAGCTATCGTTGTAGCGTTATCGCTCTTCTATCTGTTGCGGCCGGTACCGCTGCTCGTACAGGGCGAGGCCGATGCCACGCGGCTCGACATCGCCGCGCGCGTCGACGGCCGGGTCAAGGAAATCCCCGTCAACCGCGGCCAGAACGTTCCCGCAGGCGCGGTGCTCGTACAGATCGATAATCCGGAGACGCTGGCCAAACACGAGCAGATGAAGGCGGCGATGGCTGTCGCCGAGGCACAGCTCGCCAACGTACTGGTCGGAACGCGGGCGGAAGTCATCGCGGCGCGGAAGGCGGAGCTGGAGCGCGCCCAGGCAGCGCTGGTGCTGGCGCAGAAGACCTTCGATCGAACCAATACATTGACCGGGCAAGGCAACGCGCCGCAATCCCGTCTCGACCAGATGACGGATGCGCTGCACGAAAGCGAACGCGCGGTTGATCAGGCCAAATCGGCTTACGACCAGGCCGTCAACGGCTACACAAAAGAAGAGCGGGCGATTGCCCGGACCAACGTCGAAAAGGCCAATGCCGATATCCAGAGCGTTCAATCGATCATCGATCAGCTCCAGGTCTATGCTCCCGTGGCCTCGCAGGTCTATCAGCGCAACGTCGAGCCCGGCGAGTATGTATCGCCGGGGGTACCGCTCGTTACCCTGATCGATCTGGCCGACGTCTGGATTCATTTCGATCTGCGCGAGGATCTCGTCAAGGGATTAAAGGTCGGCGATCGGTTCGATGTCCGCATTCCTGCCCTCGCCGACCGCCGCGTCACGGTCGAGGTCAAGCTGGTTGCGACCAAGGGCGAATATGCGAGCTGGCGGGCCACGCGCGCCACCGGCGACTTCGACTTGCGGACGTTTTCGATCCGCGCCTATCCGGTCCAGCCGGTGCCGGAGTTGCGACCGGGGATGAGCGCCTATCTCGACTGGCGGTCACGGCAATGA
- a CDS encoding ABC transporter permease, which produces MRPASKPGFWRVAQRECHWLFHDRVALLLIFGVPLFAFVVLTTVFSHPVIRGLGVTVVDEDNSDASRALVEYVAASPSLAIVDRSGTLSTAVQDIRSGKAISAIHIPPDFERDLKAQRRPQVVGFYNQQFLTAAGIASSGLSDALSAAAAVAAPARRTAPAPASIGTLATETIALVNPQKNYAQFLLRALLPTIIHVVITLAAGYSVGSEFRRRNARDWLESAGGDPVAALAGKLAPLFCIFLLIMLAEPLFLEGVLQIPFRGDLPLMIAAGSLLIIAYLSVGALLQLLAGDLATGLGLAGLFASPAFGYAGVGFPTVGMNAFAQVWSTILPLRWYMSVLLGQAARGLPVSEAAVPFAALAGLALLFGGLALLRMASLKRRGWFEMARPAEQPEIGRAPRGIGGAFTAEWRRVLGTRSAFSVLFLAPLVYGIYYPQPYLNQILRKLPIAVVDNDLSDLSRQIVETLDASGALNVAVRVRTLAEARTAIDRGKAFAAVEIPAGTERDVLKGITAHIPVYADATYLFMFRSNASGVATAVGALTSELVSRGARSDGSLVKAKLASQSPADVLLQPIFNPVGGYASYVVPAAFVLILQQTLLIGAAMLTGAALAGAGGAFTGVLGRGIAHLTIYLPALALYLIVLPRIYGFSTLGHLPQIFALATVFLLATSFMGQAIGAWFTRPENATLLLLATSLPQFFTAGFAWPREAIPDAAIALGRMFPADSAIDGLVRVNQLGASIWEVGHDWLALWCLALGYFALAVISAVAVKRGAEHAQG; this is translated from the coding sequence ATGAGGCCGGCGTCGAAGCCCGGATTCTGGCGGGTCGCGCAGCGCGAGTGCCACTGGCTGTTTCACGATCGTGTCGCGCTGCTTTTGATCTTCGGCGTGCCGCTGTTTGCGTTCGTGGTTCTCACCACCGTTTTCAGCCATCCGGTGATACGGGGGCTCGGGGTGACTGTTGTCGACGAGGACAACTCGGACGCTTCGCGGGCCCTGGTGGAATACGTCGCGGCCTCGCCGAGTCTCGCGATCGTCGACCGCTCCGGTACGCTGTCGACGGCCGTGCAGGACATACGGTCAGGCAAGGCGATTTCGGCAATCCATATCCCGCCGGATTTCGAGCGCGACCTGAAGGCCCAACGACGCCCGCAGGTCGTCGGCTTCTATAACCAGCAGTTCCTGACGGCGGCCGGCATTGCGTCCTCGGGCCTGAGCGATGCGCTTTCCGCCGCGGCGGCGGTAGCTGCCCCCGCCAGGCGCACCGCCCCCGCACCGGCTTCCATCGGAACGCTCGCCACCGAGACCATCGCGCTCGTCAATCCGCAAAAGAACTATGCGCAGTTCCTGCTCCGTGCCCTGCTGCCGACGATCATCCATGTGGTGATCACCCTCGCCGCGGGCTATTCCGTCGGCTCGGAATTCCGCCGTCGCAACGCGCGGGACTGGCTCGAAAGCGCCGGCGGCGATCCGGTCGCAGCCCTGGCCGGCAAGCTCGCGCCGCTGTTCTGCATCTTCCTCCTGATCATGTTGGCCGAGCCGCTGTTCCTGGAGGGCGTGCTGCAAATCCCCTTCCGGGGGGACTTGCCGTTGATGATCGCCGCCGGCTCCCTCCTGATCATTGCCTATTTGTCGGTGGGCGCCTTGCTGCAGCTTTTGGCCGGCGACCTGGCGACGGGGCTCGGACTTGCGGGCCTGTTTGCCTCACCGGCATTCGGCTACGCCGGCGTCGGCTTTCCCACGGTCGGCATGAATGCCTTTGCGCAAGTCTGGAGCACGATCCTGCCGCTGCGCTGGTACATGTCCGTCTTGCTGGGACAAGCGGCGCGGGGATTGCCGGTCTCGGAAGCCGCGGTTCCGTTCGCGGCGCTCGCCGGCCTGGCACTGCTCTTTGGCGGCCTTGCCTTGCTGCGCATGGCGAGCCTCAAGCGCAGGGGCTGGTTTGAGATGGCACGACCTGCCGAGCAACCCGAGATCGGCCGCGCGCCGCGAGGCATCGGCGGCGCCTTCACGGCGGAGTGGCGGCGCGTGCTCGGAACCCGAAGCGCCTTCAGCGTGCTGTTCCTGGCTCCCCTGGTTTACGGCATCTATTATCCGCAACCCTATCTGAACCAGATTCTTCGCAAGCTTCCGATCGCGGTCGTCGACAATGATCTCAGCGATCTCAGCCGCCAGATCGTCGAGACGCTGGATGCGAGTGGCGCATTGAACGTTGCAGTTCGCGTCCGCACGCTTGCCGAGGCGCGCACCGCGATCGATCGCGGCAAGGCCTTTGCCGCCGTCGAAATCCCCGCAGGCACCGAGCGCGACGTGCTCAAGGGCATCACCGCCCACATCCCGGTCTACGCCGATGCCACCTACCTCTTCATGTTCAGGTCGAACGCAAGCGGGGTAGCGACGGCGGTGGGAGCCTTGACATCCGAACTCGTTTCGCGAGGCGCGCGCTCCGACGGCAGCCTCGTCAAGGCGAAATTGGCGAGTCAGAGCCCGGCCGACGTTCTGCTGCAGCCGATCTTCAACCCGGTGGGAGGTTATGCGAGCTACGTCGTTCCGGCGGCGTTTGTGCTGATCCTGCAGCAAACGCTGCTGATCGGGGCGGCAATGCTGACCGGCGCCGCGTTGGCAGGCGCCGGCGGAGCGTTCACCGGCGTGCTCGGCCGGGGCATCGCCCATCTGACCATCTACCTTCCGGCGCTCGCGCTTTATCTCATCGTGCTGCCGCGGATCTACGGCTTTTCGACGCTCGGGCATCTTCCACAGATCTTCGCGCTCGCGACCGTCTTTTTGCTGGCGACGAGTTTCATGGGACAGGCCATCGGGGCCTGGTTCACCCGGCCCGAAAACGCCACCCTCCTCCTGCTTGCCACCAGCCTGCCCCAGTTCTTCACCGCCGGCTTCGCATGGCCGCGCGAAGCCATCCCCGACGCGGCCATTGCGCTCGGTCGAATGTTCCCCGCCGACTCCGCGATCGACGGGCTCGTGCGCGTCAACCAGCTCGGTGCCAGCATCTGGGAGGTCGGGCATGACTGGCTCGCGCTGTGGTGTCTGGCGCTCGGCTATTTCGCCCTCGCGGTGATCTCGGCAGTTGCCGTCAAGAGAGGAGCGGAACATGCGCAAGGCTAG
- a CDS encoding 3-hydroxyacyl-CoA dehydrogenase produces MSEAVKNNRTAVASAVAARLFVLELNAGRIHSMNTDGSDRKTIVSDCHLPDGIVVDVEAGHIYWTNMGIPSLDDGTIERADIDGKNRKVIVPQGKTHTPKQIILDKKAGKLYWCDREGMRVMRCNLDGSQLETLIVAGRGEADSRDQTRWCVGLTIDPKLGHLYWTQKGPDNAGLGRLFRANLEIPAGQTAATRTDIEIFYDGLPEPIDLELDLENRILYWTDRGDPPRGNTVNRASIDNKPAEPEIVVTHLMEGIGIALDVPNDRMFVTDFAGSVYFARLDGSGERNFLFAQGNLTGIAYAEI; encoded by the coding sequence ATGTCCGAAGCCGTCAAGAACAATCGAACCGCCGTCGCCAGCGCCGTCGCCGCTCGTCTGTTTGTCCTTGAGCTCAACGCCGGCCGCATTCACTCCATGAATACGGATGGTTCCGACCGCAAGACCATCGTGTCGGATTGCCACTTGCCCGACGGCATCGTCGTGGATGTCGAGGCGGGCCATATCTACTGGACCAACATGGGCATCCCAAGTCTGGACGACGGGACCATCGAGCGTGCCGACATCGATGGCAAGAACCGCAAGGTGATCGTCCCGCAGGGAAAAACCCACACTCCGAAGCAGATCATTCTCGATAAGAAGGCCGGCAAGCTTTATTGGTGCGACCGCGAGGGCATGCGCGTCATGCGCTGCAATCTCGACGGCTCGCAGCTGGAGACGCTCATCGTCGCCGGCCGCGGTGAAGCCGATAGCCGGGATCAGACCCGGTGGTGCGTCGGACTGACGATCGACCCGAAACTCGGACATCTCTACTGGACGCAAAAAGGTCCTGATAATGCCGGGCTCGGTCGCCTGTTCCGCGCCAATCTCGAAATTCCCGCTGGCCAAACCGCGGCGACCCGGACCGACATCGAGATCTTCTACGACGGCCTGCCGGAGCCGATCGATCTCGAGCTCGACCTCGAGAACCGCATTCTCTACTGGACCGACCGCGGCGACCCGCCGCGTGGCAACACGGTGAACCGGGCCTCGATCGACAACAAGCCCGCCGAGCCGGAGATCGTGGTGACCCATCTGATGGAGGGGATCGGTATCGCGCTCGACGTTCCGAACGATCGCATGTTCGTGACCGATTTCGCCGGCTCGGTCTATTTCGCGCGGCTCGATGGATCCGGCGAACGAAATTTCCTTTTCGCGCAGGGCAACCTCACCGGCATCGCCTACGCCGAAATCTGA
- a CDS encoding DUF427 domain-containing protein — MTDKPVKIPGPDHPISIEANPSRVVVKVGGKIIADTSAALTLREASYPPVQYIPRRDVDMAALMRSEHTSYCPYKGDASYYSIPAGGDRSRNAVWTYEAPFEAMAQIEDYVAFYPDRVDEIS; from the coding sequence ATGACTGACAAACCAGTGAAGATTCCGGGGCCGGACCACCCGATTTCGATCGAAGCGAACCCGTCTCGCGTCGTGGTCAAGGTCGGCGGAAAAATCATCGCCGACACGAGCGCTGCGTTGACACTTCGCGAGGCGTCGTATCCGCCCGTTCAGTATATTCCCCGTCGGGACGTCGATATGGCCGCGCTTATGCGCAGCGAACACACTTCGTATTGCCCCTACAAAGGCGACGCTTCCTACTACAGCATTCCCGCCGGCGGTGATCGCTCACGCAACGCGGTGTGGACTTATGAGGCCCCATTTGAAGCGATGGCGCAGATCGAGGATTACGTCGCCTTCTACCCGGACCGGGTCGACGAGATAAGTTAA
- a CDS encoding 3-hydroxyacyl-CoA dehydrogenase NAD-binding domain-containing protein → MTETKPIRRIAIIGTGVIGASWSSLYLAKGLQVVATDPAPNAEAALRKFVETAWPALKRLGLSPGASQSNLTFTPDLAKALNGADLVQENGPERIDFKQKLYGQLDELLPPDVIIASSSSGLTMSEIQKGAASHPERCVIGHPFNPPHLIPLVEIVGGAKTSQATIQRADEFYTSIGQRTVRVNKEMPGHVANRLQAALSREIYYLVAEGVVSAADVDTALSWGPGLRWGVMGGLMLNHLGGGPGGIEHFFQQFTGPMTAWWKTLGSPVLTPEVQKTLIDSVHAEAGSRTIAELEAERDEVLLGLIELRNKVARSSEAKSAKSVA, encoded by the coding sequence ATGACCGAGACCAAACCTATTCGGCGCATCGCAATCATCGGCACCGGCGTGATCGGCGCGAGCTGGAGCTCGCTGTATCTCGCCAAGGGACTGCAGGTGGTCGCGACGGACCCCGCGCCGAACGCGGAAGCCGCGCTGAGGAAGTTCGTCGAGACCGCCTGGCCTGCGCTCAAGCGGCTGGGCCTCTCACCGGGCGCGTCGCAGTCGAACCTGACGTTTACGCCCGACCTCGCGAAGGCGCTCAACGGTGCCGACCTCGTCCAGGAGAACGGGCCCGAGCGGATCGATTTCAAGCAGAAGCTCTATGGGCAGCTCGACGAGCTGCTGCCGCCCGACGTGATCATCGCGTCGAGCTCGTCGGGGCTCACGATGAGCGAAATCCAGAAGGGCGCCGCGTCCCACCCGGAGCGCTGCGTCATTGGTCATCCGTTCAACCCGCCGCACCTGATCCCGCTGGTCGAGATCGTCGGCGGAGCCAAGACCTCGCAAGCGACGATCCAGCGCGCGGATGAATTTTACACCTCGATCGGGCAACGGACGGTGCGCGTCAACAAGGAAATGCCGGGGCATGTCGCCAATCGGCTGCAGGCAGCGCTGAGCCGTGAGATCTATTACCTGGTCGCCGAGGGTGTGGTGAGCGCCGCCGATGTCGACACCGCTCTCTCCTGGGGCCCGGGCCTGCGCTGGGGCGTGATGGGCGGCCTGATGCTCAACCACCTCGGCGGCGGTCCGGGCGGCATCGAGCACTTCTTCCAGCAGTTCACCGGCCCGATGACGGCCTGGTGGAAGACCCTCGGCTCGCCGGTGCTGACGCCGGAAGTGCAAAAGACGCTCATCGACAGCGTCCACGCCGAGGCTGGATCGCGCACCATCGCGGAGCTGGAGGCCGAGCGCGACGAAGTCCTGCTCGGCCTGATCGAGCTGCGCAACAAGGTTGCCAGGTCGAGCGAGGCGAAATCAGCGAAGTCGGTCGCCTGA
- a CDS encoding SDR family NAD(P)-dependent oxidoreductase gives MSSSVVLITGALSGIGRATAVSFARAGHRVVVSGRKPDAGQALVRELRSLGTEAEFVEADVRKEDDVRRLVDRTVERFGRLDVAVNNAGTEGRPGPITDQTADSYAATFDTNVLGVILSMKHEARVMQEQRSGTIINISSTYGHEGAAGASIYVGSKHAVEGVTKSVALELAKSGIRVNAVAPGPTDTGMLTRFTGTPENKAALVTTVPMARLGLSEELANAIVFIASEGASYITGQVLHVDGGKSH, from the coding sequence ATGTCCTCGTCAGTCGTTCTGATCACTGGGGCCCTCTCGGGCATAGGCCGCGCAACGGCGGTCTCATTTGCGAGAGCAGGCCATCGCGTCGTTGTTTCCGGGCGAAAGCCGGATGCCGGCCAGGCGCTGGTTCGTGAGCTCCGTTCGCTCGGTACCGAGGCCGAATTCGTCGAAGCCGATGTGCGCAAGGAAGACGATGTCCGCCGTCTCGTCGACCGGACGGTCGAGCGTTTCGGGCGTCTCGATGTCGCGGTGAACAATGCCGGCACGGAAGGCCGACCCGGCCCGATCACAGACCAGACCGCGGACAGCTATGCCGCGACGTTCGACACCAACGTTCTCGGCGTGATCCTGAGCATGAAGCACGAAGCACGCGTCATGCAGGAACAACGCAGCGGGACCATCATCAACATCTCCTCGACCTATGGGCACGAGGGCGCGGCGGGAGCCTCCATCTATGTCGGAAGCAAGCACGCCGTCGAAGGCGTTACCAAGTCGGTGGCGCTCGAACTCGCGAAGTCGGGAATCCGCGTGAACGCCGTGGCGCCCGGTCCGACCGACACCGGCATGTTGACCCGCTTCACGGGCACGCCGGAGAACAAGGCAGCTCTGGTGACGACCGTTCCGATGGCCCGCCTCGGCCTCTCGGAAGAGCTTGCCAATGCGATCGTATTCATTGCGTCGGAGGGAGCCTCCTACATCACCGGCCAAGTTCTCCACGTCGATGGCGGCAAGAGCCACTAG